The Amycolatopsis sp. DG1A-15b genome window below encodes:
- a CDS encoding TetR/AcrR family transcriptional regulator — protein sequence MRTAEPHPKDRLLATAARLFYAEGIHAVGVERLVSEAAVTRATFYRHYPTKDDLVAAYLAETSRQIRAAVESARTGKPPREALAETMAVVGDATCGEDFRGCQFLNAAAEYPDPENRVRQVIDDHRQWFFGVLRDQAADLGHPEPDHAARVLVLLRDGALHGGELDDAETVRATLRRAVDDFLPA from the coding sequence ATGAGGACTGCCGAGCCGCACCCGAAGGACCGGCTGCTCGCGACCGCCGCCCGCCTCTTCTACGCCGAGGGCATCCACGCCGTGGGGGTGGAACGGCTGGTTTCCGAGGCGGCCGTGACCCGGGCGACCTTCTACCGCCACTACCCGACGAAGGACGACCTGGTCGCCGCCTACCTCGCCGAAACCAGCCGCCAGATCCGCGCGGCCGTCGAGTCGGCGCGGACGGGCAAGCCACCGCGCGAGGCGCTGGCCGAAACCATGGCGGTGGTCGGCGACGCGACGTGCGGGGAAGACTTCCGCGGCTGCCAGTTCCTCAACGCCGCCGCCGAGTACCCCGATCCGGAGAACCGGGTGCGCCAGGTGATCGACGACCACCGGCAGTGGTTCTTCGGCGTCCTGCGCGACCAGGCGGCGGACCTCGGCCACCCGGAACCGGACCACGCGGCACGCGTGCTCGTCCTGCTGCGCGACGGCGCCCTGCACGGCGGCGAACTCGACGACGCCGAGACGGTGCGCGCGACGCTCCGCCGGGCCGTCGACGACTTCCTGCCTGCCTGA
- a CDS encoding alpha/beta hydrolase translates to MSKPTIVLVHGAFADSSSWTGVVAKLQEQGYPVQAVANPLRGVESDAAYVADVVNSVEGPVVLAGHSYGGALITRAATETPNVRALVYIAAFQPDAGESVFELSGRYPGAKLGPETTNVLEHDGQPELSIKPADFAEVFAADVPAATAAVMAVTQRPVAQQALAAPFEGTPAWTKLPSWTLVANQDNAIPAKAQEFMAERASSTVRRIDASHAVAVSRPEVVAEVILAAAASVE, encoded by the coding sequence ATGAGCAAGCCCACCATCGTCCTGGTCCACGGCGCGTTCGCCGACTCGTCCAGCTGGACCGGGGTCGTCGCGAAGCTGCAGGAGCAGGGCTATCCGGTCCAGGCGGTGGCGAACCCGCTGCGGGGCGTCGAGTCCGACGCGGCCTACGTCGCGGACGTCGTCAACAGCGTCGAAGGCCCGGTCGTCCTGGCCGGCCACTCCTACGGCGGTGCCCTGATCACCCGCGCGGCCACCGAGACGCCGAACGTCCGCGCCCTGGTCTACATCGCCGCGTTCCAGCCGGACGCGGGCGAGAGCGTGTTCGAGCTGTCCGGCCGCTACCCGGGCGCCAAGCTCGGCCCGGAGACCACGAACGTGCTCGAGCACGACGGTCAGCCCGAGCTGTCGATCAAGCCGGCGGACTTCGCCGAGGTCTTCGCCGCCGACGTCCCCGCCGCCACCGCGGCGGTCATGGCGGTGACCCAGCGGCCGGTCGCGCAGCAGGCGCTGGCCGCGCCGTTCGAGGGCACCCCGGCGTGGACGAAGCTGCCCTCGTGGACGCTGGTCGCGAACCAGGACAACGCGATCCCGGCCAAGGCGCAGGAGTTCATGGCCGAGCGCGCGTCGTCGACGGTCCGCCGGATCGACGCCTCGCACGCGGTCGCGGTGTCCCGGCCCGAGGTCGTCGCCGAGGTCATCCTCGCCGCGGCGGCGAGCGTCGAGTGA